The Terriglobales bacterium genomic sequence CGTACAATCGAAACTCGTGTTTATCCCAAACAGGACTCTTTATGCCTCGAATCAGCTCGATTTCAGTCTCTACAGTCCGCATTCCCCTCGATCGTGTTACCTCATTTGCCACGCGCACGGTGAAGGCCCGCGATTACTGCTTGGTGAAGGTCCGTACCAAGGAGGGAATTGAGGGAATCGGATTCTGCTACGTTGGCACTGCCGGTGCCAACATTGCGAAGCTCGCCGTCCAAGAACTTCTGGCTCCGATGTTGCTTGGACGAGACAGCGATGGCGTCGAGGGTCTCTGGGACGAGATGTATCGCGAAGTCATACTTCACGGGCGTGTCGGCACAGTGATGCGCGCTCTCAGCATTCTCGATGTGGCGATGTGGGACTTGAATGCGCGTGCTGCCGAGCTGCCTCTGTATCGATATCTCGGCTGTTGGTCGCTCGACAAAGTTCCGGCTTACGCCAGCGGCGGATACTATCTCGAAGGCAAGACTCCTAAACATCTCGGTAAAGAGGTCGAGGGATGGGTGCGACAAGGCTTCCGCGCAGTCAAGATCAAAGTGGGACGCCTCACGCCTGCCGAGGAAGAAGAGCGCGTCCGCGCTGCGCGCGATGCGGCCGGTCCCGACGTCCATCTCATGATGGACATCAACAACGGGTGGGCCGATCTTCCCACCGCACTGATCTATTGCCGCCGTTTCGAGAAGTACAACCCCTACTGGGTGGAAGAGCCGTTCAGCCCAGATGACATCGATAACCACGCCAA encodes the following:
- a CDS encoding mandelate racemase/muconate lactonizing enzyme family protein; this translates as MPRISSISVSTVRIPLDRVTSFATRTVKARDYCLVKVRTKEGIEGIGFCYVGTAGANIAKLAVQELLAPMLLGRDSDGVEGLWDEMYREVILHGRVGTVMRALSILDVAMWDLNARAAELPLYRYLGCWSLDKVPAYASGGYYLEGKTPKHLGKEVEGWVRQGFRAVKIKVGRLTPAEEEERVRAARDAAGPDVHLMMDINNGWADLPTALIYCRRFEKYNPYWVEEPFSPDDIDNHAKLAAATSIPVATGEIEAGRWRFKEILEKRAAEILQADAAVCGGISEWRRIAQTAASYGVTICPHWFHDLHVHLVASAPNARYVEFFPDDQVLNFRRLVNRQLEIKNGDLLLPSGPGLGFEFDERAVKKYALDPREVWSECN